A genomic stretch from Desulfotignum balticum DSM 7044 includes:
- the ftcD gene encoding glutamate formimidoyltransferase: protein MKKIVECVPNFSEGRNTETIDAIADAIGNTAGCTLLDVDPGRSTNRTVYTFVGEPDAVVEGALAGARVAREKIDMRTHKGEHHRMGALDVCPFIPVANVTMDECVALSKQFGQRAADELGIPVYLYEASAAQDYRRKLPQIREGQYEAVKDRIVKPEWKPDFGPAQFIPEWGATVTGARFFLIAYNVNLLSTPNQAHRIALNLREAGRGPDEPGRLKEVKGMGWYVDDYNLAQVTVNLNNYRVTPPHILYEEVKKEAALLNVAVTGSEIVGVVPLEAILAAAEYYIEKENLFVLDEDQKVRLAVERLGLNAVAPFNPKEKIIEYIIAEEPDEPLAGLTTRQFIEEVASRSFAPGGGSVSAAIAAMGAGLGSMVAKLTLGVRKFEDVDAKMRELIPPLHQAAHALIPMIDADTHAFNDYVAALGLPKETDADWACRDEQLQLGLKKAIDTPLSVMTTADAAWDALVAVATYGNITSKSDVEVGARALEMGIWGAYKNVVINMAGITDDIYKKQTLEKADALKNRAADMCGQVLEILDSRS from the coding sequence ATGAAAAAGATTGTCGAATGCGTGCCCAATTTTTCTGAAGGCCGCAATACAGAGACCATTGACGCCATTGCCGATGCCATTGGAAATACGGCCGGGTGCACACTGCTGGATGTGGATCCGGGGCGGTCCACGAACCGGACGGTGTACACCTTTGTCGGGGAACCGGATGCCGTGGTGGAAGGCGCTTTGGCAGGCGCCCGGGTGGCCCGGGAAAAAATCGATATGCGCACCCATAAAGGGGAACATCACCGCATGGGGGCCCTGGATGTGTGCCCGTTTATTCCGGTGGCCAATGTCACCATGGACGAGTGCGTGGCATTGTCAAAACAATTCGGACAAAGGGCCGCAGACGAGCTGGGCATTCCCGTGTATCTGTATGAAGCTTCTGCTGCACAGGATTACCGCAGAAAACTGCCCCAGATCCGGGAAGGCCAGTATGAGGCCGTCAAAGACCGGATTGTGAAGCCGGAATGGAAACCGGATTTCGGACCGGCACAATTCATTCCCGAGTGGGGGGCCACCGTCACCGGGGCCCGGTTTTTTTTGATCGCCTATAATGTCAATCTGTTATCCACTCCCAACCAGGCCCACCGCATTGCGCTGAACCTGCGGGAAGCGGGCCGGGGACCGGATGAACCGGGCCGGCTCAAAGAGGTCAAGGGCATGGGCTGGTATGTGGATGACTACAACCTGGCCCAGGTCACGGTGAACCTGAACAATTACCGGGTCACCCCGCCGCACATCCTGTATGAGGAAGTGAAAAAAGAGGCAGCCTTGCTCAATGTGGCCGTGACCGGATCGGAAATCGTGGGCGTGGTGCCGCTGGAAGCCATTCTTGCGGCGGCCGAGTATTACATTGAAAAGGAAAACCTGTTTGTCCTGGATGAGGACCAGAAGGTGCGCCTGGCTGTGGAGCGGCTGGGGTTGAATGCCGTGGCCCCGTTCAACCCCAAAGAAAAAATCATCGAGTATATCATTGCCGAAGAGCCGGACGAACCCCTGGCCGGTCTGACCACCCGGCAGTTCATCGAAGAAGTGGCCTCCCGCAGTTTCGCGCCGGGCGGGGGATCGGTGTCCGCAGCCATTGCGGCCATGGGCGCAGGTCTTGGATCCATGGTGGCCAAACTCACTTTGGGGGTGAGAAAATTTGAAGATGTGGATGCAAAAATGCGGGAACTGATCCCGCCCCTGCACCAGGCGGCCCATGCGCTGATTCCCATGATCGATGCGGACACCCACGCGTTTAACGATTATGTGGCGGCCCTGGGCCTGCCAAAAGAAACAGACGCGGACTGGGCCTGTCGGGATGAACAGCTGCAGCTGGGATTGAAAAAAGCCATTGATACCCCGCTGTCCGTGATGACAACCGCGGATGCGGCCTGGGATGCGCTGGTCGCGGTGGCGACATACGGCAATATTACGTCAAAATCCGACGTGGAAGTAGGGGCAAGGGCCCTGGAGATGGGCATCTGGGGGGCGT